The proteins below are encoded in one region of Segatella copri:
- a CDS encoding adenylosuccinate synthase, whose amino-acid sequence MNTGKVDVLLGLQWGDEGKGKVVDVLTPKYDVIARFQGGPNAGHTLEFEGEKYVLRSIPSGIFQGGKVNIIGNGVVLAPDLFMGEAKDLEKSGHDLKSRLYISKKAHLIMPTHRVLDAAIEASKGKNKVGTTGKGIGPTYTDKVSRTGLRVGDILDNFEEKYAAHKAAHLKTIASLGYTDFDITEVEKTWMEGIEYLKQFKLIDSEVEINKVLRSGKDILCEGAQGTMLDVDFGSYPFVTSSNTICAGACVGLGVGPNRIGNVYGIMKAYCTRVGAGPFPTELFDETGAKIRDLGHEYGAVTGRERRCGWCDLVQLKYSVMVNGVTELIMMKSDVLDGFDTIKACVAYKLKDGSVTTDFPYEIDDVEPVYKEFKGWKTDMTKFTSEDQFPQEFKDYIAFVEEFLETKIGIISIGPDRAQTIVRK is encoded by the coding sequence ATGAACACAGGTAAAGTAGATGTCCTGCTGGGTTTGCAGTGGGGCGATGAAGGTAAAGGTAAGGTGGTTGACGTGTTGACCCCTAAGTATGATGTCATTGCTCGTTTCCAGGGTGGTCCTAATGCTGGACATACATTGGAGTTTGAGGGCGAGAAGTATGTGCTTCGCTCTATCCCTTCTGGTATTTTCCAGGGTGGTAAGGTGAACATCATCGGCAATGGTGTGGTTTTGGCTCCAGACCTCTTTATGGGTGAGGCTAAGGATCTTGAGAAGAGCGGTCATGATTTGAAGAGCCGTCTTTACATCTCTAAGAAGGCACATCTCATCATGCCTACTCACCGTGTACTCGATGCTGCTATCGAGGCTTCTAAGGGAAAGAACAAGGTAGGTACTACTGGTAAGGGTATCGGTCCTACTTATACTGACAAGGTTAGCCGTACCGGTCTTCGCGTAGGCGATATCCTTGACAATTTCGAGGAGAAGTATGCTGCTCACAAGGCTGCTCATCTCAAAACCATCGCAAGTCTCGGTTATACCGACTTCGATATCACAGAGGTTGAGAAGACCTGGATGGAGGGCATCGAATACTTGAAGCAGTTTAAACTTATTGATAGCGAGGTAGAAATCAATAAGGTGCTCCGTTCTGGCAAGGATATCCTCTGCGAGGGTGCTCAGGGTACTATGCTCGATGTTGATTTCGGTTCTTATCCATTCGTTACTTCTTCTAATACTATCTGTGCAGGTGCCTGCGTAGGTTTGGGTGTCGGCCCTAACCGCATCGGCAATGTTTATGGTATCATGAAGGCTTACTGTACACGTGTTGGTGCAGGTCCATTCCCTACAGAGCTTTTCGATGAGACGGGTGCCAAGATCCGTGACCTCGGTCATGAGTATGGTGCTGTTACCGGTCGTGAGCGTCGTTGTGGCTGGTGCGATCTTGTTCAGCTCAAGTATTCTGTCATGGTGAATGGTGTTACCGAGCTTATCATGATGAAGAGCGACGTGCTCGATGGCTTCGATACCATCAAGGCATGCGTGGCATATAAGTTGAAGGATGGTTCTGTTACAACAGATTTCCCATACGAAATCGATGATGTAGAACCTGTTTACAAGGAGTTCAAGGGCTGGAAGACAGATATGACTAAGTTCACATCTGAAGATCAGTTCCCACAGGAGTTCAAGGATTATATTGCTTTCGTAGAAGAGTTCCTTGAGACTAAGATCGGTATCATTTCTATCGGTCCAGACCGTGCTCAGACTATTGTACGCAAGTAA